A portion of the Streptomyces sp. NBC_00376 genome contains these proteins:
- a CDS encoding ABC transporter ATP-binding protein has product MTESGTVVEPTAVTEPGAVIETRGLTKRYRGGQLAVDGLDLSVPGGSIFGFLGPNGSGKTTTIRMLMGLIEATSGTARLLGRPMPAAARTVLPQVGALIEGPALYGFLSGRDNLLRYDSADPTADPRTRRARVDQALDRVGLAAAAGKKARAYSLGMKQRLGLAAALLQPRRLLVLDEPTNGLDPQGMREIRTLVRELAADGTTVFLSSHLLDEIEQVCTHAAVMARGRLITQGPVAELAAGARGRLAVTTPDPGDAARVLKELGVTGITVDGDRVSAEAPPGDVELADLSAALVHAGVRLRSFGVERASLEDAFVALTGEGFDVAG; this is encoded by the coding sequence ATGACAGAGTCCGGGACCGTCGTCGAACCGACGGCGGTCACCGAGCCGGGAGCCGTGATCGAGACCCGGGGCCTCACCAAGCGCTACCGCGGCGGCCAGCTCGCCGTCGACGGCCTCGACCTCAGCGTCCCCGGCGGCAGCATCTTCGGCTTCCTCGGCCCCAACGGCTCGGGCAAGACCACCACCATCCGGATGCTGATGGGCCTCATCGAAGCGACGTCCGGCACCGCTCGGCTGCTGGGCCGTCCCATGCCGGCCGCCGCCCGCACCGTGCTCCCGCAGGTCGGCGCGCTGATCGAGGGGCCCGCGCTGTACGGGTTCCTGAGCGGCCGGGACAACCTGCTGCGCTACGACTCCGCAGACCCCACCGCCGATCCGCGCACCCGCCGGGCCCGGGTGGACCAGGCCCTGGACCGGGTCGGGCTGGCCGCGGCGGCCGGAAAGAAGGCCAGGGCGTACTCGCTCGGCATGAAGCAGCGCCTCGGCCTCGCCGCCGCCCTGCTCCAGCCGCGCCGGCTGCTCGTGCTCGACGAGCCGACCAACGGCCTGGACCCGCAGGGCATGCGGGAGATCCGCACCCTGGTCAGGGAACTGGCGGCGGACGGCACCACCGTCTTCCTCTCCTCGCACCTCCTCGACGAGATCGAGCAGGTCTGCACGCACGCCGCGGTGATGGCCAGGGGCCGGCTGATCACCCAGGGCCCGGTCGCGGAACTCGCCGCGGGTGCCCGGGGCCGGCTGGCCGTCACCACCCCCGACCCGGGCGACGCCGCCCGGGTCCTCAAGGAACTGGGCGTCACCGGGATCACGGTCGACGGCGACCGGGTGAGCGCCGAGGCCCCGCCGGGCGACGTCGAACTCGCCGACCTCAGCGCGGCGCTGGTGCACGCCGGTGTACGGCTGAGGTCCTTCGGCGTCGAACGGGCCTCACTGGAGGACGCCTTCGTCGCACTCACCGGAGAGGGTTTCGATGTCGCAGGCTGA
- a CDS encoding ABC transporter permease, which translates to MSQAEAAVAGAGRAPSPLWTFGLLRSELTTTLRRWRTLALLGVLAAVPVLIGIAVRIETNDGSSPGPGGGGGGPAFLSQITNNGLFLVFAALAVTLPVFLPMAVGVVAGDSVAGEANAGTLRYLLVAPAGRTRLLLTKYASVVVFCLVATLVVALSALVVGSLLFPVGEVTTISGTRIGFGEGLLRAGLIAVVVAASLIGFAAIGLFVSTLTGSGIAAMAATVGLLITVQIVDGIPQLSALHPYLFPHYWMSYADLLRAPVYWDEVVKNLGLQGLYAAVFGSAAWARFTTKDITA; encoded by the coding sequence ATGTCGCAGGCTGAAGCCGCGGTCGCCGGGGCGGGCAGGGCGCCGAGCCCGCTGTGGACCTTCGGGCTCCTCCGCTCCGAACTGACCACCACACTCCGCCGCTGGCGCACCCTGGCACTGCTCGGGGTGCTGGCCGCCGTGCCCGTACTGATCGGCATCGCGGTGCGGATCGAGACGAACGACGGCTCCTCGCCGGGACCGGGCGGCGGCGGGGGAGGCCCGGCGTTCCTCTCCCAGATCACCAACAACGGGCTCTTCCTGGTCTTCGCCGCCCTAGCCGTGACGCTCCCGGTCTTCCTGCCGATGGCCGTCGGGGTCGTGGCGGGCGACTCGGTCGCGGGCGAGGCGAACGCGGGAACCCTGCGCTACCTGCTGGTCGCCCCGGCCGGCCGGACCAGGCTGCTGCTGACGAAGTACGCCTCGGTGGTGGTGTTCTGCCTGGTCGCGACCCTGGTCGTGGCCCTGTCCGCGCTCGTCGTGGGCTCGCTGCTCTTCCCCGTGGGGGAGGTCACCACCATCTCGGGGACCCGGATCGGCTTCGGCGAGGGGCTGCTGCGCGCCGGGCTGATCGCGGTGGTCGTCGCGGCGTCACTGATCGGGTTCGCGGCGATCGGCCTGTTCGTCTCGACCCTCACCGGCAGCGGCATCGCGGCCATGGCGGCGACGGTCGGGCTGCTGATCACCGTACAGATCGTGGACGGCATCCCGCAGTTGAGCGCGCTGCACCCGTATCTCTTCCCGCACTACTGGATGTCGTACGCGGACCTGCTGCGCGCGCCCGTCTACTGGGACGAAGTGGTCAAGAACCTGGGGCTTCAGGGCTTGTACGCGGCTGTGTTCGGCTCGGCGGCC